One segment of Paenibacillus sp. FSL R7-0337 DNA contains the following:
- a CDS encoding type 1 glutamine amidotransferase domain-containing protein, producing the protein MSKVAFLLANDFEDSEMKVPYEEVLQAGHQAEIIGLKKNETLLGKQGSASYASDKAVSEVTAEEYDAIVIPGGSSPENLRLDPDILQFVKDADRAGKPIAAICHGPQILISAELLQGRTLTAYPPLKDDLINAGAEFKDEEVVIDGNYITSRTPKDEPAFVRELLKVL; encoded by the coding sequence ATGAGTAAAGTAGCTTTTCTGCTCGCCAATGACTTTGAAGATTCTGAAATGAAGGTTCCTTACGAAGAAGTTTTACAGGCAGGACATCAGGCAGAAATCATCGGTCTGAAGAAAAATGAGACCCTGCTCGGCAAACAAGGAAGCGCATCCTATGCCTCCGATAAAGCGGTCAGCGAGGTCACAGCCGAAGAGTATGATGCGATAGTCATTCCAGGCGGATCTTCGCCGGAGAATCTTCGTCTTGACCCGGATATTCTGCAATTCGTGAAGGATGCTGACCGTGCAGGCAAGCCGATTGCCGCCATCTGCCACGGCCCGCAGATTCTGATCAGCGCTGAACTGCTGCAAGGCCGCACCCTTACTGCCTACCCGCCGCTGAAGGATGATCTGATCAATGCCGGCGCGGAGTTCAAGGATGAAGAGGTCGTCATAGACGGCAATTACATTACTTCACGCACACCCAAGGATGAGCCCGCTTTTGTGCGTGAGCTGCTTAAGGTGTTGTAA
- a CDS encoding bifunctional (p)ppGpp synthetase/guanosine-3',5'-bis(diphosphate) 3'-pyrophosphohydrolase, with protein MGIEQLTEKAGAYIKEKDLLRIREAYEFADQAHHGQVRKSGEPYILHPLAVADIVVNMQMDVISIIAALLHDVVEDTTVSLEQIRTKFGDTCAMLVDGLTKLERIRFRSKEEQQNENYRKMFIAMAQDIRVIVIKLADRLHNMRTLKYQSEESQRRISYETLEIFCPIADRLGISAIKWEMEDIALRYLNPQQYYRIANLVHKKRAEREQFIDSVIGRIRAKLDEMGIEGDLSGRPKHIYSVYNKMNTKNKQFNEIYDLLAIRIIVDNIKDCYATLGIIHTLWKPMPGRFKDYIAMPKANMYQSLHTTVVGPGGEPTEVQIRTWEMHRTAEFGIAAHWAYKEGSSNNVNPENRMPFFREILELQHEAKDAEEFVESLKMDFFSDLVFVFTPKGEVVELPAGSVPLDFAFRIHTEVGNRTIGSKVNGRIVPLDHKLKTGDIVEILTSKNSYGPSRDWLKIAQSSHARSKIKQWFKKEKREENVEKGREAIERELKRLNVEVSDWLTEDKLSEAAKKFAFNDVEDMLSAVGFGGITAAQIASKLTEKLRKDQEEAAGHLELTSEMKAIKSSGEKRNQPTNGVRVKGIDNLLVRFARCCNPVPGDDIIGYVTRGRGVSVHREDCPNIPNEMDGEEAARVIEVEWEGSMEANYSVDIEITGHDRNGLLNEVLQAVSESKTNISAVTGRSDKNKMAMIHMTILIRNTDHLQSVVDKVKRVKDVYTVNRIMQ; from the coding sequence ATGGGCATAGAGCAATTAACCGAAAAGGCTGGCGCCTATATAAAAGAAAAAGATCTTCTCCGCATCCGTGAAGCTTATGAATTCGCTGATCAGGCTCATCACGGGCAGGTCCGGAAGTCGGGGGAGCCATACATTCTGCATCCGCTAGCGGTCGCAGATATTGTCGTAAATATGCAAATGGATGTCATATCCATTATTGCTGCGCTGCTGCATGATGTTGTGGAAGATACGACGGTGTCCCTGGAGCAGATCCGCACGAAATTTGGCGATACCTGCGCAATGCTGGTGGACGGCCTGACCAAGCTGGAACGCATCCGCTTCCGCTCCAAGGAGGAGCAGCAGAACGAGAACTACCGCAAGATGTTCATCGCTATGGCCCAGGATATCCGTGTGATCGTGATTAAGCTGGCGGACCGTCTGCATAATATGCGTACGCTCAAATACCAGTCCGAAGAGAGTCAGCGTCGGATTTCTTATGAGACGCTGGAGATCTTTTGTCCCATTGCGGACCGGCTGGGGATCTCTGCGATCAAGTGGGAGATGGAGGATATTGCGCTCCGTTACCTGAATCCGCAGCAGTATTACCGGATTGCGAATCTTGTACACAAGAAACGGGCAGAACGCGAGCAGTTCATTGACAGTGTCATCGGCCGCATCCGTGCCAAGCTGGATGAAATGGGCATCGAAGGCGATCTCTCGGGACGCCCGAAGCATATCTACAGTGTCTATAACAAGATGAACACGAAGAACAAGCAGTTCAACGAAATCTATGATCTGCTGGCTATCCGCATTATCGTCGACAATATTAAGGATTGTTATGCCACTTTGGGTATTATTCATACGCTTTGGAAGCCGATGCCTGGCCGTTTCAAGGACTATATTGCTATGCCCAAGGCGAACATGTATCAGTCTTTGCATACAACCGTAGTTGGTCCGGGAGGAGAGCCGACGGAGGTCCAGATCCGCACCTGGGAGATGCACCGCACGGCCGAATTCGGGATCGCTGCCCACTGGGCGTATAAGGAAGGCAGCAGCAACAACGTCAATCCGGAGAACCGGATGCCGTTCTTCCGCGAGATTCTGGAGCTGCAGCATGAAGCCAAGGATGCCGAAGAGTTCGTGGAATCGCTCAAAATGGACTTTTTCTCCGATCTGGTCTTCGTATTCACGCCTAAGGGTGAGGTAGTAGAGCTGCCTGCCGGCTCGGTGCCGCTGGATTTCGCGTTCCGCATTCATACCGAGGTGGGGAACCGGACGATCGGCTCCAAGGTGAACGGGCGTATTGTTCCGCTTGACCATAAGCTGAAGACCGGAGATATCGTGGAGATTCTGACCTCGAAGAATTCATACGGTCCGAGCCGCGATTGGCTGAAGATTGCACAGTCCTCGCATGCGCGGAGCAAGATCAAGCAGTGGTTCAAGAAGGAGAAGCGCGAAGAGAACGTGGAGAAGGGCCGGGAGGCCATTGAACGTGAGCTGAAGCGTCTGAACGTGGAGGTCTCTGACTGGCTGACAGAGGACAAATTGTCGGAGGCTGCGAAGAAGTTCGCCTTCAATGATGTGGAGGATATGCTGTCGGCGGTCGGCTTTGGCGGGATTACCGCCGCTCAGATCGCTTCCAAGCTGACCGAGAAGCTGCGTAAGGACCAGGAGGAGGCCGCAGGCCATCTGGAGCTTACCTCCGAGATGAAGGCGATCAAATCCAGCGGAGAGAAGCGCAACCAGCCGACCAACGGGGTACGTGTCAAGGGGATTGATAATCTGCTTGTGCGCTTCGCGCGATGTTGTAATCCTGTGCCGGGCGACGATATTATCGGATACGTGACCCGTGGACGGGGCGTATCGGTACACCGTGAGGATTGTCCGAACATTCCGAACGAGATGGACGGGGAGGAAGCAGCCCGCGTGATCGAAGTAGAGTGGGAAGGCAGTATGGAGGCTAATTACAGCGTTGATATTGAGATTACCGGCCACGACCGCAACGGGCTGCTGAATGAAGTGCTGCAGGCAGTATCGGAGAGCAAAACCAATATTTCAGCGGTCACCGGGCGCTCCGACAAGAACAAAATGGCGATGATCCATATGACGATTCTGATCCGCAATACCGATCACCTGCAGTCTGTGGTCGACAAAGTGAAGCGGGTCAAGGATGTCTATACCGTTAACCGCATTATGCAATAG
- the dtd gene encoding D-aminoacyl-tRNA deacylase gives MRVVVQRCKNSSVTVDGAVTGAIGEGLLLLVGVTHEDTEKDAKYLADKVAGLRIFEDAAGKMNHSVTEAGGAILSVSQFTLYGDCRKGRRPNFMAAAAPAEAERLYDYFNQELRAGGLQVETGVFGAMMDVALTNWGPVTLLLDSKG, from the coding sequence ATGAGAGTAGTTGTGCAGCGCTGCAAGAACTCCAGTGTGACGGTGGACGGAGCAGTGACCGGAGCGATTGGAGAGGGCTTGCTGCTGCTGGTCGGCGTAACCCATGAGGATACGGAGAAGGATGCCAAGTATTTGGCGGACAAGGTTGCCGGACTGCGGATTTTTGAGGATGCGGCCGGTAAAATGAACCATAGTGTGACGGAGGCCGGCGGGGCCATTCTGTCCGTCTCCCAGTTCACGCTGTACGGGGACTGCCGCAAGGGCAGACGCCCCAACTTCATGGCGGCAGCGGCTCCGGCTGAGGCAGAGCGCCTCTACGACTACTTCAATCAGGAGCTGCGTGCCGGAGGGCTGCAGGTAGAGACCGGCGTGTTCGGAGCGATGATGGATGTCGCCCTGACCAACTGGGGACCGGTTACGCTGCTGTTGGACAGCAAGGGTTAG